The sequence CGCTTGCACAAGCTTCAGGTCCTAGGTTTGTTTTTTTGCAGAAATATGCATTGTTAATTCCAAAAACTTGAACATGACCATCTTCATCAATACAGGCTGCAGTTTCTTCATCAACACCAATTCCTTTTACATCAATGCCATAATCTTTATTTAATCGCGCCATAAATGTTAAGTGACGGCCTTCTCTTCCGATATAATGTTGATCGCAAATGGTATTTACTAACCAAGGATTTTCAATAAAATTATCATATTGTAATGATACACGATCTTTATATGGATTGTTTAATGCACCTTCAGATGTAACAGTACCATTCATTGCATCAAAATAAGCATCACCTAATATCGATTCACCGGCGCTTGTGCCGCCAATTGGTGCATGTTTTACATTGATTAAATAATTAATTGCATCTTCTACTAAAGTACCTTTCCAGATGTTTACATAATTCCATTGATCGCCACCTGCTATAAATAATGCCTCAGCATTTATGATGCGATTATATACTCCCATGTTATTAGCGCTGCTGGTTGTATTAATTACAATTGTTTCAACTGAATTAACACCACCCATATCATAAATATATTGGTTGTATCCATCCTCACCTGTGACACGAATTACTACAAAGTCACCTCCACCTGCTCTGTCAATCATCCATTCAAATGCAGCGTCTACATCAGTGCTGCCGCCCATTAATACGGTTCCATCCTCGGTTTCACCTTCTACATCTTCACCATCACCGGTTAAATAATATACAATTTTTAAGTCAATATCATCCTGCACCTCGGTTGTGACCGGATTAATATCGTTTTTCGAACAAGATGCAAGCATAGCACCTGCAATTACATAAATGAGTGTTTTTTTCATAAAATTGATGTGGGTTAAATAGTTTTTAAATGTTCTCAAAAATAAAAATTGAAATGCGGTTTTACCAGCGAGAACAGCTACAACTTAAATCGTTTTGTGACAGGCAGATTAATCACAATTTAATAAAGGTTGTTTGGGCGAATGTTTTATTCCCGGTTACCCGAATATAGAAAACCTGGTAGCCTTGCTGATATTGAATCGGGAAATCTGAAACCGGTAAATTAAGAATATTATTTCCGGAAGTAAGGGTTGCTGAAATGGAAATAACTTTTTTACCACTTATATCGGTAATATCAATTGTTACAGCATCCGGGTCTCCCGCAAATATTATGATTTGCCCGCAACAATTAACAGGGTTAGGTGAAATTAACATCGAAGATTTTTCGATATATTTTACATCATCGCCGCTTACTACCCAACGCACCCGATCTATCAATTCCCAATTTGTGCTGTCAGTGGAAATATAACGGTACTCAAATAATAAATTACCCAGAAAATCATAATCATAATAAAAATAATTTCCATTGGTATATATTCCTTCAGTATAAGTATTTGTTATTTTCCATAACAATTTACCTTCAGGTTCATAATAAAAATAATCTGCAGCAACAGTATCCTGAAAACCATTATCATTAATATCCAAAACAATTCTGTTTAGAGGTTTTTGTTGCTCATTTAAATTTGTAATTATAATGCTGTCTGCAACAAATAATTCCGAATCACTGTATTTAGTCAAAACCCGCTCAGTTAAGGTGGCATGGCCGTTTGAGTAAGCAAAAAGCCGTACTACATCAACACCTGTAAATGTGATAGTATCCAGAAAATAATTATGTACCGAATCAAGTTTTCCATTTGTGTTATAATAATACCGGTTGTTGCTTAAGATGGTGATCGTGTCGTAATTTTTTAAATCGGTGTATGTTTCCTCAATTAATTGATTACTAGCATTATATACATATCGAAATTGATAAATTGCTTTGGTTGGGTCACTATTCCCATTGGAAACATTTTTTTCGTAAAGCAGGCCCTGATCATTATAAAAATAAAAAGTATCCATAGCCAGGGAGGTAACGCGCGTAGGGCGATTTAGGGCATCATATTCCAGCACAGATTCAGCAACTACAATATTATTTATAAACCGTTTACAATAATCCAATCTCGCCCACTCATCATAACGATATGCTATAGAATCAAATGTTTCATAAACAGGATGATTAGAAAGGTTATACAGGAAAGTTTCGTTGATTCTGAAGTCGACATTAAACACCGGGTGTAACGCAACAGGCTGAATAATAGCGTGTTGGCCAAACAAATTGCTACAACTAAAAAAAGAGAGGATAAGTATATGGAAAAACCGTCTGCTGAATGCCACGGTTAAAAGTAATCAGTTTAATTTAAACCTGATTAAAATTTCTGTATTAATTTACAAGCTTTTGTGACAGGCAAAAAAAAGAGGCTGTCGCACACCAACAGCCTCCGATTACCAAAATCCACATGATTAAAATTATCTTACTGATTTGATTTCAGACAACAGGAGTGGCATTCCTGCTAATCTTTCAGTATCAGAAATATTTTTTACAGTTCCTGAAAATTTAACTACCATTCCAACTTTTTGGAAGTTTTGAGGTAAATTCATTGGGCAATAATCCATAATTCCATCCTCATTTGTTACACGAATAACCCAAATATCACCTTTTAACATAATGGTTCCCATTCCGGCAACTTGCGCTCCGTTTTCAATTCCAGCTATTTGCAGAGGTTCTGCATTATTGTCAGCTGCAGATACAAATAAATTACCTGCTATTACAAGGGCGATGATTAACATTAGCTTTTTCATATATTGAGATTTAATTGTGATTGTTAATTTTTACAACACAAAATTCGTATAGCGCAAAGCCGTAAGTTATGACTTATGTTACCTCCTGTTATGAGTATAGTCAGAGTTTGTCAGAACCCCCTGTAAATAAGATTTTCAGAGAAAATAAGGGAAGAAATTACCTGGAAAATGCAGTTATAAATAAGAACTCAGCACCGTAATAATTTCATCGAGCGCTGTTTCTTCATCTTTACTTGGCACGTTATTTTGCAGTTTAATCAAAGTACCATTATCCCAATGATAAGTAAGTTGGAAAGGCACACCGTGATAAGAATAGTTCCAGCAAAGGGTATTGAAGTTGTCGCTCTTTTTTGAATAGGATATATCGAGAATTTGCTCAAATTTTCGCGCTATCTGATAAAAACCCTGAGTACTTCTGCCTGCACCAAAATCTATTTGCTTGTAGGCCCCTTTGTTTTGAACAATCTTAAATTCCAAAATATATAATTTATAGTGAAAAATCAGTCGAATAGATGATAGTCAGTGAGCTGCAGCACAGTTAGCACCAGCATTACAGAAGAACAAATAATTCGAGAAAGCATAAATATACGAAAAAAATGGCACAATTTGCAGGCTTAAGTGATTAATAGAAGCATTTAGATTTTATCTATATAATAAAAGGTTAAAGACTTCTGCCGCAACTACCCTCTGAAATGGACATTTTTCAGCTAAAATTCAGGAATAAATGATTATCATCCATTTAACATTATACTTATAAGTGTGTTGCTACATAAGTGTTATTACTCAAACATGGATTAATACATCATCCCGAAAAAAAACAGGCTGCCCTTATGAGACAGCCTGTTGGATAGTAGCTCTATTTTAACTATTCCAAAATAATTTTTCCTGTATCTACGATATTTCCACAACGTATTTGTAAGATATACATTCCTTTTGGAAGGTGTCCGATATCGATTGTTGTTTCCAAATTATTTGCAGTTGTAGCATAAACCTGATTAAAAACCTGTTCGCCTAAAGCATTAACAATTATAACTTCCGCTTGTTCCAGCATTAAACCACTGGCAGAAATCTGATAAATTCCTGTGCTTGGATTAGGGTAGATAATTGTGTAAACCTCTGCACTTCCTTCACGTAATAAAGTAGTGAAAAATGCTGAAGGAGAAAATGCAGACATACTACCACCCGGACAAATTGTTTTTACTTTACAATTTTATGTTGCACCCGGGTGAGACCAGTAAGGTTAACTGAATTTGTAAACGATTTTTTCTTCAATTTTGTAGCGGGAGTTGCAGTATTAAAATATTGCACCTGATACTGGTAAGCTAATGGAACTGCATTCCAGTTTAACTTGGCATTTGTTGTACCGATTGGTGCCGCAAATAAACCTGTTGGCGGACTTGTTACATCACAAACCGGAGCACCAAAATCTTCAGCAGTAAATGCCTGGTAATAAATATTATTAATTGTTATCGGGTCAGGATTAGTTGTCTCAAATGCTGAACCGGGATTATTATCCTGTTGCCAGATAACATGAACTTTTCCATTCATAACGGTAGGGAAAGCCGCAGGAAAAACATTTTCTTTTTGAGTGATTGCACTATTTGTTAAATTGACCGGTGCTGACCAGGTTAATCCGTTATCATCTGAGTAGGTTCCAAATAAATCTCTGAATGACTCTGCTAACCCATTAAATGGATCTGCATAAATATCTGTATTTTCCATTGGCATTGCGTAAACCAGATAAATACGATCAATTGCTTCATCATAAGCTGCCGTTGTCATAGATGTAAATGATGCCTGATAATTTTTTGTTGCAGCGCCAATTCCTGCGTAAGGGTCATTTAATAAATCGGCATTGTTGGTATCAAAAAAGAAATCTATATAACCTAAAGTTGCTGTGTTAGTATTCCAATAATACATCCCTGAAGTTATAGGGAAATATGACCATCCGGCTAATCCGGCATTGTCATCCAATAATCTGTAGGCGCCAAACCATACATGTGCAGTTCCATCACTGGTAACTATCATACTGTAATAACCATCATTTGTATTAATGGTATCAGCAACAAAATCACCATTGGCATCAGATGTTTGCCCAAGAGCACCTGTATAATTTGCAATTGGAAAATTATAAACAACCTGACTGGTCCAGGTTCCTGCATTTCCTTTTGCTGTACTTTTCAACAATACAACATCAGAATATTCAGAGCCATATAATACATAAACAGTATTTCCTAATACCGAAATTTGTGTGCTATTTCCTATGAGTGAACCAAATCCTTCAGCTGTACTTAAAAATGGTAAAGGTGAATTTAATACAGCCCAGGTATCACCACCATCCATTGAACGTGAAAAATTAATTGCAGTTGGATTAGTAGCCGCATTTGCACAAACAACATATATATCATCCGTTCCTTCAGGACAATATACAGATGGCCATAAACCAATTATTTGATTTGACCCTGTTGTTTCAGTAAATGTTGAACTACCAATTGCTGTATTTCGAAATACTTCTAATGTAGTTCCGTTATGCGAAATAATTACTTCTTTAGTTCCGGCGGTTACAATTTCGCCAAAGCCGGTTCTAACAGTTTCTTCACGGGTTGTCGGAGATGGATCCCATGACACACCATCAAAATTGTTATAATATGTTCCACGATCAGTATAAGCACCATCAAGCGTTGAAGAACCGGTCCAGGCAGCTGATACTTTTCCATCAGCGTAAACCCGTATCAGATTTCGTGCGGGGCCATTCGATTGAATGCCATACGTTGTGGTGCCGAGGTTCACGGGCTGTGCATGTAAACCGGTTGCCAAAATACCTGTTAAGAGGAGTAAATAAAGTTTTTTCATGTTTATGCGTGTTATTTTGTTTTACCAAACATAGACAAATTTTACTAAAAATTCAATTTCAGGGTATATTTGTATATAATTTTTATATATCTGTTGTAATTTTAACAACAAGTGTTAAACGATAACTTATTTTCCCCGTCAAAGCTGCCAAATTACTATAACTATGATGCAGCTAAGTAAAATAATTTTATTATCGGTTTTAGCTGGTTATACAAACTCCATCTTTGCCCAAACCTTACCTGACCAAATGCAAATATCTGCTGATGGAACTCGGTTAACTACAGGTGGCTTTGCGCCGAATGAATTTTATGACCTAAATACCATTTCAAGCCTTAATCTGTTATTTGATAATGCTGATTACTGGTCGCAGTTATTAGATAATTATGAAGATAAAACAGATATCCCTGCAACATTAATATATAACGGTGACACACTCAATGAAAAAGTTGGCGTTCGGTTCAAAGGTCAAACAAGTTATTTTCTGAATAACACAGAGAAAAAGTCATTTAATATAACTTTAGATTATATCGACTCCACGCAGGACATTCATGGTTATAATACTTTAAATCTTAATTGCGGTTATGATGATCCATCATTTATGCGCGAAGCTGTTTATGAAAACGCTATTCAAAAATTTATTCCCGGACTTGCAGTAAATTATATTCATTTATATTTAAATAATGAAGATTGGGGTATTTATCTGAATGTGGAACAATTAAATAAAGATTTTATTAAAGAATGGTTTATGACCAAGAACGGCAGCCTTTGGCGTGCTGAAAAAGAAGGGCCCGGCGGCGGAGATCCTTTTGGTGCAGGATTTTGCTCACTCAATTATTTGGGAGATGAAACGGATGATTATAGCGATTATTATCAACTTAAATTTTCTGATAAATTAGACCCGTTAACAGATATTCTTGAAGCAGCTGATGCATTAAATAATACAGATGATGAATTATTGGTTGAAGAATTAAATAAATATTTAGATATTGACCGTACACTATGGTATTTAGCTTGCGAAATTATTTTTGCTGATGATGATAGTTATGTAAATAAAGGTGGGATGGATTATTATGTTTATTGGGAAATTGAAACGGATAGAATAACGCCCTTAGAATATGATGGCAACAGTTGTATGGATGCGTTGCACGCAAATTGGTCCCCATTTTATAAAATTACAGATTCGGATTTCCCTTTAATGCATATACTATTAAATAATGATGTATTACGTCAACGTTACCTTGCTCATATACGCACAATAATAGAATACACCTTTAATCCGGATAGTATGTCTGCAAGAATTGACTTGATAGACAACCTGATAAATGAATTAATAAATGATGATCCTAAAAAAATATATACCTATACCGAATATTTGGCTGAGGTTACCGATTTGAAAGAATTTGTTGATGCGCGCTATGATTTTTATTTAGCGAACACGGAAGTGAATGTAATTCCACCAATAATAACAAACCCAAAACTTATTTCTGAAAACGGCGAGTGGTCAGTGGTTAATAATTGGGAATCACCAACAGTCACCGCCGGTGTTACTGCTTCAAAAGGATTAAATATTATTTACCTGTATTATTCTGATAAATTATTCGGCACCTTTAATAAAACCACCATGTATGATGACGGTATGCATGAAGATGGTGCTGCAGCAGATGGCGTTTTTGGCGCTGCTATTCCGGGTTATATGAGTGGAAGCAAAATTCGTTTTTATATTGAAGCTATAGATAACAGCACAACCCAAACAAGAGCCTACCTGCCACCTGGTGCCGAGCACGATGTTTTTTATTACGAAGTTGGCGGACAGGTATCCGTTACAAACATTAATAAAATTAACACGTTAAATATTTTCCCCAATCCGGCTTTAAACACCATTCAGGTTTTAACTTCAAATACAATTAGTAACCATCTCATAATTTATACTACCGATGGAAGGATGATGGTAAATATCCCTACTTATTCTTCAGGAAATGCTATCGATGTAAACAACCTCCCGGCAGGATGTTATTTGATAATTATTCAAAACAAGCTTGGACAACAAACTGCTACTTTTGTGAAGGAATAGTTAAACATTAAAACTTCACATGGTTAATTCAAACCTTTGATAAATATTTATTTAAATTACGAAGCTCAAAACAAAAAAGTGCGTTAAGCGCTTACCCTTTAGCAAGAGTAAATACCTGCATTTCACCATCGCTTCCTCCCAAAATTTATAAAAAATATTTATTGCTTTTCACTTGCAGCCTCCTGCCAAATAAAATATTTTTACTTTGTTTAAACCCCTAAAAAACAAATGGAACGAGAAGGCTATGTGATTCGGGATGAGTATTTACCGCATTTTTTGACGTTTAGAGTGACCGATTGGGTTGACATTTTTACGCGAGTAAATTATCGGGATATTGTAGTAAATAGTTTGGAATTCTGCAGACAGAATTTTGGCTTGCGAATTTATGGTTATGTTGTGATGAGTAATCATGTTCATACAATTTTACATCAACCCGATGGTAAATTATCTCCTACAATTACATCCTTTAAAAAATTTACAGGTGGTGAAATTATCAGAACAATAAGTACAATTCCTGAAAGTCGTGAAACATGGATGTTAAAACGATTTGAATTAGCCAAAATGCGGTCTGGAGGTAAAGGAGATCATTTATTTTGGAAACGTGACAACCATCCAAAGCAAATTACAACGCGCGATTTTTTCCTTCAAAAATTAAATTACATTCATGACAACCCTGTTAGGGCAAAACTTGTACTAAAACAAGAAGATTACATTTATTCAAGTGCCGCATATTATAGTGGCCTCCCATCCTTAATAGATATAGATATTTGGGATGGTGTGATTCAATATAAATAAACGCTCTGCGCTGTCTCCGACTGCGCTGAGGCTTCCATGGTCTGTGACCATCTTGAATAAATTTGATTAAAAAAAATCCATCCAATCGTAACAACTAAATAACCGCTCTGCGCTGTCTCCGACTGCGCTGAGGCTTCCATGGTCTGTGACCATCTTGAATAAATTTGATTAAAAAAAATCCATCCAATCGTAACAACTAAATAAACGCTCTACGCTATCTCCGACTGCGCTGAGGCTTCCATGGTCTGTGACCATCTTGTATAAATTTTATTTTTAATAAAATATTTTATTTATCAAATGTTTTAAAACCTAAATTGTATCTCGCACGGTCGGAGACCGGTAAGGCCTCAGCGCAGTCGGAGACAGCGCAGAGCATTACACTGCGTGTAATGTATTTTTATTTAAATTATTTTTAATTTTAACCCTTATTCAGGTTAGGCATACATTCGAAAAAAAATTTAATCATGCGATTACTTATTGTTGGTTTTACAATATGTTTAAATATTGTATTTGTTCATGCACAGGGCGTTGCACCTTATCATCCCTTGCGGATTAGTGATGAGATTAGTTTGGATGGCAAGCTGGATGAAGCGGTTTGGGCACAGACCGGCATGGAGGATGCATTCATGCAGGAATCGCCACAGGCGGGTGCGGTAGCTACTGAAAAAACTGAATATCGGATTGTTTACAATGATGATTATTTATATATCGGAATTACATGCTACGATTCGGAACCTGATAATTTGACACGACTGGCAATGGAACGCGATTTTTCGTTGGGCGATGATGATGGCACCGGCGTTATTATTGATACTTATCATGATAAAACCACGGGTTTGGGATTTTTAGCCAATACCCTGGATGCGCGATGGGATGCGACATTTACTCAAGATGGAACCTCATCAAACGATTCTTACAATACTTATTGGGACGCTGTGACTGCAATTACTGATTTCGGGTATACTACCGAATACCGCATTCCATTCTCATCATTACGATTTGAAACAAAGGATGAAGTGGTAATGGGTATTCGCATAGCCAGATTAATCAAACGGAAAAATGAATTAATCACCTCCCCTCCCTGCGACCCGAAAACTAATAGTGTTTGGTCGAATTTATCTTACGCAAGAGAAGTTGTGTTTACAAATTTAGTCAGCCGTAAACCATTTTACATCAGCCCATATATTATTGCAAATTACAATAGTTTTAGTTATTTAAATGCTGATACAACAGGTTATCTCACCCAAACAGAATTTATGCAGCGCAAAAATTTTGTTGAAAATGAAACACTCGATAAAATTATCAGCAATATAGGCATAGATGCAAAATATGGTTTATCTAAAAACCTCACCCTCGACTTAACTTTAAATACAGATTTCGCACAGGCTGAAGTAGACGACCGTATTATTAATTTATCAAAATACGAAGTTAACCTCCCTGAAAAAAGAAGTTTTTTTCTTGAATCAGCAAATAATTTAAGTTTCGGATTTCCTTCCGGTAATACATTATTTATTACCCGTAAAATTGGTCGGGAAAATGGAATTATTGTTCCTATAATTGGTGGTGCACGATTGACAGGTAAAGTTAACGACTGGCAGTTAGGTGCTTTAAATATGCAAACTACAGGTATTGCTGAAGAAGGCATCTCTCCCCATAATTTTACTGTATTAAGAACCCGGAAATTTATTGACCCGCTGGGCAGTTTCGTTGGCGGAATTATTACCAATCGATTAAATACTGATACTTCCAATTTATCTAATCAAACAATTGGTTTTGATTTTGTTAAAAGAATTACACAACAACTTGCAGTTGAAGGCGGAATATCAGGTACATTAGTAAATTTTAAGGCAGATGATATCATTAAAGCTTCTTATTTGCATGCAGGTGTGTTTCAATCTGCAGTAACCGGATTTTTATACAGCGGCACACTCGATTTATTAGGCGAAGATATTAATCCGGTGATGGGTTTTATCGATGATAATAATTATGGTAATGGAATGGTGGAATTAGGTTATAGAGATGGTTTTTCAGAAAAAAGTATTTTACAATATTGGAGTTTGTTCGTAGAAAATAATTATCGCTGGAAATTTGATACCCATCAGCGTGAAACTTATAGCCTTGAAATATGGCCGGGATTACAATTTAAAAATGGTGCAGAAATTGTAATTTCTGCCGCGGAATTCAAAATAGATTCGCTCCCGTTCGATTGGATATTAGATGAAAAAAATGCCATTTCTGCCGGCACTTATACCACATGGAATAATTCCCTTATTTTAATCTCACCCTCACAATCTGCATTTTATGGCTCCCTGGAAATGACTTACGGTGGATTTTACAGCGGGAAAAGAATCTACATCGCGCCTGAAGCAACATTGTATGCATCTAAACATTTATACTTTTCACTTACCTATGAATATAATAATATTCAATTCGATAAATACCTGACCGATACCATTTCAACTGTATTTACCAGCAATTTAATTCGCTGGAATATTACCTATAATTTTACTACGAAAGTCGCATTGAAATTTTATGTGCAATACGATGATTTAACCGATCAGTTAAGTTCTAACCTAAGGTTCAGGTATAACCCATCAGAAGGAACTGATTTATTTATCGTATTTAATCAGGGAACAAATACTAACCTCACACGACTTGACCCTCATTTACCGGTAATCGATAATCAGGCTGTTACTTTGAAGTTTATTAAAACGTTTGCGCTTTAGCAGATAGCAGTTAATATTAACCCATAATCTCATCTAAAACAGGCATTTTGCCTAAACGTTTTAGTGTTTTAATATGCGATTGTAATGCTGTGCCAAAGGTTTTATTTTCCAGATATGGAATATTAAACGATTCAGCTGTAGATTTTACTATTGGCGCAATTTCAGGATAATGCACGTGGCAAATTTTGGGAAAAGATGATGTTCAACCTGAAAATTTAATCCCCCCACATACCACGACAACCATTTGTTTTTACGAGAAAAATTCATGGTGGTATTTAATTGATGAATAGCCCAACAATTTTCTATAGTGCCATCTTCAGTAGGCATAGGATGCGATGTTTCTTCAACGGTATGCGCTAATTGGAATACAACAGATAAAATCATTCCACCCACAAAATGCATAATCAGAAAACCGGTAACCACCTGAATAAATGGAATGCCAAAAAACATGGTTGGCATTACTAAAAACAAAAAGAAATAGCCTGCCTTTAATATGATTAACTTGATAAACATAATCACATTCTGAGATTTGCTATTGGCATTAACACCATTATTCGTGTATTTAGAAAACTGAACGAAATCTT comes from Bacteroidota bacterium and encodes:
- a CDS encoding T9SS type A sorting domain-containing protein, whose translation is MSAFSPSAFFTTLLREGSAEVYTIIYPNPSTGIYQISASGLMLEQAEVIIVNALGEQVFNQVYATTANNLETTIDIGHLPKGMYILQIRCGNIVDTGKIILE
- a CDS encoding T9SS type A sorting domain-containing protein; translated protein: MFGQHAIIQPVALHPVFNVDFRINETFLYNLSNHPVYETFDSIAYRYDEWARLDYCKRFINNIVVAESVLEYDALNRPTRVTSLAMDTFYFYNDQGLLYEKNVSNGNSDPTKAIYQFRYVYNASNQLIEETYTDLKNYDTITILSNNRYYYNTNGKLDSVHNYFLDTITFTGVDVVRLFAYSNGHATLTERVLTKYSDSELFVADSIIITNLNEQQKPLNRIVLDINDNGFQDTVAADYFYYEPEGKLLWKITNTYTEGIYTNGNYFYYDYDFLGNLLFEYRYISTDSTNWELIDRVRWVVSGDDVKYIEKSSMLISPNPVNCCGQIIIFAGDPDAVTIDITDISGKKVISISATLTSGNNILNLPVSDFPIQYQQGYQVFYIRVTGNKTFAQTTFIKL
- a CDS encoding transposase is translated as MEREGYVIRDEYLPHFLTFRVTDWVDIFTRVNYRDIVVNSLEFCRQNFGLRIYGYVVMSNHVHTILHQPDGKLSPTITSFKKFTGGEIIRTISTIPESRETWMLKRFELAKMRSGGKGDHLFWKRDNHPKQITTRDFFLQKLNYIHDNPVRAKLVLKQEDYIYSSAAYYSGLPSLIDIDIWDGVIQYK
- a CDS encoding cyanophycinase gives rise to the protein MKKTLIYVIAGAMLASCSKNDINPVTTEVQDDIDLKIVYYLTGDGEDVEGETEDGTVLMGGSTDVDAAFEWMIDRAGGGDFVVIRVTGEDGYNQYIYDMGGVNSVETIVINTTSSANNMGVYNRIINAEALFIAGGDQWNYVNIWKGTLVEDAINYLINVKHAPIGGTSAGESILGDAYFDAMNGTVTSEGALNNPYKDRVSLQYDNFIENPWLVNTICDQHYIGREGRHLTFMARLNKDYGIDVKGIGVDEETAACIDEDGHVQVFGINNAYFCKKTNLGPEACASGHPLTWDRGDQAMTVYKVPGTLTGDNTFELSDWSTGSGGTWGYFWAFKGTFYSSF
- a CDS encoding CotH kinase family protein → MMQLSKIILLSVLAGYTNSIFAQTLPDQMQISADGTRLTTGGFAPNEFYDLNTISSLNLLFDNADYWSQLLDNYEDKTDIPATLIYNGDTLNEKVGVRFKGQTSYFLNNTEKKSFNITLDYIDSTQDIHGYNTLNLNCGYDDPSFMREAVYENAIQKFIPGLAVNYIHLYLNNEDWGIYLNVEQLNKDFIKEWFMTKNGSLWRAEKEGPGGGDPFGAGFCSLNYLGDETDDYSDYYQLKFSDKLDPLTDILEAADALNNTDDELLVEELNKYLDIDRTLWYLACEIIFADDDSYVNKGGMDYYVYWEIETDRITPLEYDGNSCMDALHANWSPFYKITDSDFPLMHILLNNDVLRQRYLAHIRTIIEYTFNPDSMSARIDLIDNLINELINDDPKKIYTYTEYLAEVTDLKEFVDARYDFYLANTEVNVIPPIITNPKLISENGEWSVVNNWESPTVTAGVTASKGLNIIYLYYSDKLFGTFNKTTMYDDGMHEDGAAADGVFGAAIPGYMSGSKIRFYIEAIDNSTTQTRAYLPPGAEHDVFYYEVGGQVSVTNINKINTLNIFPNPALNTIQVLTSNTISNHLIIYTTDGRMMVNIPTYSSGNAIDVNNLPAGCYLIIIQNKLGQQTATFVKE
- a CDS encoding carbohydrate binding family 9 domain-containing protein gives rise to the protein MRLLIVGFTICLNIVFVHAQGVAPYHPLRISDEISLDGKLDEAVWAQTGMEDAFMQESPQAGAVATEKTEYRIVYNDDYLYIGITCYDSEPDNLTRLAMERDFSLGDDDGTGVIIDTYHDKTTGLGFLANTLDARWDATFTQDGTSSNDSYNTYWDAVTAITDFGYTTEYRIPFSSLRFETKDEVVMGIRIARLIKRKNELITSPPCDPKTNSVWSNLSYAREVVFTNLVSRKPFYISPYIIANYNSFSYLNADTTGYLTQTEFMQRKNFVENETLDKIISNIGIDAKYGLSKNLTLDLTLNTDFAQAEVDDRIINLSKYEVNLPEKRSFFLESANNLSFGFPSGNTLFITRKIGRENGIIVPIIGGARLTGKVNDWQLGALNMQTTGIAEEGISPHNFTVLRTRKFIDPLGSFVGGIITNRLNTDTSNLSNQTIGFDFVKRITQQLAVEGGISGTLVNFKADDIIKASYLHAGVFQSAVTGFLYSGTLDLLGEDINPVMGFIDDNNYGNGMVELGYRDGFSEKSILQYWSLFVENNYRWKFDTHQRETYSLEIWPGLQFKNGAEIVISAAEFKIDSLPFDWILDEKNAISAGTYTTWNNSLILISPSQSAFYGSLEMTYGGFYSGKRIYIAPEATLYASKHLYFSLTYEYNNIQFDKYLTDTISTVFTSNLIRWNITYNFTTKVALKFYVQYDDLTDQLSSNLRFRYNPSEGTDLFIVFNQGTNTNLTRLDPHLPVIDNQAVTLKFIKTFAL